A stretch of Lactuca sativa cultivar Salinas chromosome 6, Lsat_Salinas_v11, whole genome shotgun sequence DNA encodes these proteins:
- the LOC111897337 gene encoding NEDD8-specific protease 1 yields MLKLEKHKATQPPPPPSLFKLHSLSDTISTNCNMANEKILSYNDVILLQSDLTILKNPCFLNDRIIEFYFTHLSSLHSQQILFLPPSITFWITNCPDTDSLSDFLQPLNLPSKQLIFFPVNNNDDVAVAEGGTHWSLLVFFQTKNLFVHHDSFHGINNHHAKRLYKRVVSYATCDLDDTETRYMEYVRTPQQVNGFDCGLYVLAIAKEICRWFDGDGNKNEDDLWFLFVKERVTSISVSGMRREILELIRSLREKK; encoded by the exons ATGCTTAAATTGGAGAAACATAAAGCAACACAACCACCTCCACCCCCTTCTCTTTTCAAACTCCATAGTCTTTCAG ACACCATATCAACAAACTGCAACATGGCTAATGAAAAAATCCTAAGTTACAACGATGTAATCCTCCTCCAATCAGATCTCACCATTTTAAAAAACCCATGTTTTCTCAACGACCGAATAATCGAATTCTACTTCACTCATCTTTCTTCACTCCATTCACAACAAATCCTCTTTCTCCCTCCTTCAATCACCTTCTGGATAACAAACTGTCCAGATACAGACTCCCTTTCAGACTTCCTCCAACCCCTAAACCTCCCATCAAAACAACTCATCTTCTTCCCAGTCAACAACAACGATGACGTGGCAGTGGCCGAAGGCGGGACCCACTGGAGCCTACTTGTATTTTTCCAAACCAAAAACTTATTCGTCCACCATGACAGCTTTCATGGTATCAATAACCACCATGCGAAACGGCTTTACAAAAGAGTTGTTTCGTATGCTACTTGTGATTTGGATGATACTGAAACAAGGTATATGGAATACGTGCGGACCCCACAACAAGTCAATGGGTTTGACTGCGGGTTGTATGTTTTAGCGATTGCTAAGGAAATATGTAGGTGGTTTGATGGTGATGGGAACAAAAACGAGGATGATTTATGGTTTTTGTTTGTTAAGGAAAGGGTTACTTCAATAAGTGTATCGGGAATGCGTAGGGAGATTTTGGAGCTTATAAGAAGCTTAAGAGAGAAAAAGTGA